The Kluyvera intermedia genome window below encodes:
- the livJ gene encoding branched chain amino acid ABC transporter substrate-binding protein LivJ has product MNMKGKALLAGCIALAFSNMALAENIKIAVVGAMSGPVAQYGDQEFSGAEQAVSDINAKGGIKGNKLEIVKYDDACDPKQAVAVANKVVNDGIKYVIGHLCSSSTQPASDIYEDEGILMITPAATAPELTARGYKLILRTTGLDSDQGPTAAKYIIDKVKPQRIAIVHDKQQYGEGLARSVQDGLKKGGANVVFFDGVTAGEKDFSTLVARLKKENIDFVYFGGYHPEMGQILRQARAAGLKTQFMGPEGVANVSLSNIAGESAEGLLVTKPKNYDQLPANKPIVDAIKAKKQDPSGAFVWTTYAALQSLQAGLNHSDDPAEIAKYLKASTVDTVMGPLSWDEKGDLKGFEFGIFNWHANGTATDAK; this is encoded by the coding sequence TATGAAGGGTAAAGCGTTACTGGCAGGATGTATTGCACTGGCATTCAGCAATATGGCATTAGCAGAAAATATTAAAATTGCTGTCGTGGGGGCAATGTCTGGCCCGGTTGCGCAGTATGGCGATCAGGAATTTAGCGGTGCAGAACAAGCAGTATCCGACATTAACGCCAAGGGCGGCATCAAAGGCAACAAGCTGGAAATCGTCAAATATGATGATGCCTGTGACCCGAAACAAGCGGTGGCTGTCGCGAACAAAGTGGTCAACGACGGCATCAAGTACGTCATCGGTCACCTGTGCTCCTCTTCCACCCAGCCTGCGTCCGATATCTATGAAGACGAAGGTATTCTGATGATCACACCGGCGGCGACTGCACCGGAGCTGACCGCGCGTGGTTATAAACTGATTCTGCGCACCACCGGTCTGGACTCTGACCAGGGCCCAACGGCGGCAAAATACATCATCGACAAAGTGAAGCCACAGCGCATTGCTATTGTGCATGACAAGCAGCAGTACGGTGAAGGTCTGGCGCGTTCGGTGCAAGACGGTCTGAAGAAAGGCGGCGCGAATGTGGTCTTCTTTGACGGTGTCACTGCCGGTGAAAAAGATTTCTCCACCCTGGTGGCGCGTCTGAAGAAAGAAAATATCGACTTCGTGTACTTCGGTGGCTATCACCCGGAAATGGGGCAGATTCTGCGTCAGGCTCGTGCGGCTGGCCTGAAAACCCAATTCATGGGTCCAGAAGGTGTAGCGAATGTGTCGCTGTCTAACATTGCCGGTGAATCTGCGGAAGGCCTGCTGGTGACTAAGCCGAAGAACTACGACCAGCTTCCGGCAAACAAACCGATTGTCGATGCGATCAAAGCCAAGAAACAGGATCCAAGCGGAGCATTCGTCTGGACGACTTACGCGGCGCTGCAATCTCTGCAGGCGGGTCTGAACCATTCAGACGATCCGGCTGAGATTGCCAAATACCTGAAGGCCAGCACCGTTGATACCGTGATGGGGCCGCTGTCATGGGATGAGAAAGGTGACTTGAAAGGCTTCGAATTCGGCATCTTCAACTGGCATGCCAACGGTACGGCGACCGACGCTAAGTAA